The Reichenbachiella carrageenanivorans region TTGATCGATCACACCCAAGAAATAATTGACCCAGCCTTGCTCTACTGGCTCAAGTGTATCTGATATGTCGAAGGTATAAGAATCATCCAAATCAACTGATATCAACTTGGTTTTAGTCGTACCACTCTTCTGAATATATATATATACAGCCAAATCGATGGCTGCTGGCAATACGAATCCATCATTGTAATCGGTATGTTCTCCGATGATATTGATTCTACCTGGGGCACGAACCACCAATGGTTCATTGCCAAAGTTTTCTACAAACGTGTGACTTACGTCTTCCCTATTTCGTCCCATGGAAATATCTTTTAATTATAAACGTAAACTTAACGCTTATTATGTAATTTACAATTGTATTTTATACAATTAATAAATTAAGCGATTAAATTCGCCTATTATTCCAATCTAAATGACAGACGAAAGTACTTCAAGCTATATAGTTGCTCAGCCCATTTTAGTGGCTGTAGACAACGTCATCTTTGGTTTTGATGCTGAGACAGAGAGATTAAAAGTACTTTTATTCAAAAGGAAAATAGAACCATTTGCAGGTCAATGGTCGCTAGTAGGAAGTTTTGTACAACCCAACGAGTCTGCCGTAGTGGCTGCTTCTCGTATTCTTACGGAATTTACTGGACTGGAAAGTGTGTTTTTAGAGCAGCTACATTGCTACAGTGGTGTAGATCGAGATCCAGAAGACCGCGTAATTTCCATAGCCTATTACAGTCTGATCCAGCTACAAAAATACAGAGAGGAATTGGTAGAAAAACACCAAGCGGCTTGGTTTGAGATCAATAATGTGCCTGATTTGGTTATAGACCACAGGCAAATGGTGTCCGATGCGCTCATCAAACTACAAGACAATGCTCGTAGAAGACCGATTGGGTTTAACTTACTCCCTCCTAAGTTTACCTTGCCACAGTTGTTTAAACTATATCAAGAGATTTATCAACAAGAAATTGATGATCGAAACTTTAGAAAAAAGATATTGGCCACTGGTTTGTTAGAAAAACTGGATACCAAGGACAAAACCACTTCTAAAAAAGGCGCCTTTCATTATCAATTCAACAAGGCCAAGTATCAGCAGTATGAAACTGAAGGATACGACATTCTGTTTCATTAAGCCCATACTCAGCCTTATCGTTTACATCACTCTGTTTACTACAGTGATGAGATCCTCGGACGTAAATGGCTTTACTATGTACTCTGAAGCTCCCAGTTCGATGCCCTCATTGATCACGGACTGCTGTCCTACAGCACTCACCATGATAACTTTGGAGGCGATTCCTTGATCCTTAAATACTTTTAATATATCAGTACCAATCATATCTGGCAAAATATTGTCGAGCGTGATTAAGTCTGGATTCAATTCCATAGCAAGGTCTATCGCCATTTCACCATTGGGTGCTTCACCAACGATCTCATAGCCTTCGGCTTTCAATGTATCTTTGATCAACGTACGCATGTACATGGAGTCGTCTACTATCAATACTTTTTTGCTCATCTTACTAATTTTATATTTTTCCTTTTTTTATAAATTCTTGTTTTCACATCAAATACTTCGAACATCTTCTTGCCAGCTTCGGGCATAATATCATAATACCCTATGACTAAGAACCCCCCGTCGTTGAGACTATTATAAAAGAGCTCTAATACTTGAATTTTTAATTTCTCATCGAAATAGATCATTACATTTCGACAAAAAATAATATCATGTTTGGTCAGCATCGAATCGTGCACCAAATTGTGCCGTTCGAAAATAACATGACTTTTATAAGCTGATTTGATGGTGGCATGACTTTCATTGAAATTAAAAAAATCAGCCAATTTTCTATTAGGGTAAAACGCCAAAAATGGCTTGAGATACTGCTCCACTATGATGAGCGAATAATCCCCAGCTCTGGCTTTTTTCAACGCGATAGAACTTAGATCCGTCGCTATGGCCCTAGTCTTTTGCAGCATACCCTTTTCCTCTAATACGATGGCCATGGTATACACTTCTTCTCCTGTAGAGCAGCCAGCATGCCATATATTGAGCCTCGGTTTGGCTTTAAATTGATCGAGAATTTGATCTCGGATCACAATCCAGGCATCTGGGTTTCTGAATAACTCAGTCAGATTGACCAACAGGTCGTCTATTCCTTTTTCAAAAAATTCTTTGTCTTTGATGATTCTAGCCCACAGCTCCAGCATAGAACTCATCTTATGCTTCATCATCAGACGAACAATACTCCTCTTCAAGGACTTTTTTTCATAATTAGTAAAGTCCAAGCCATACCTGTTTTTCAAGGCCTGCATCAACGCATCTAATTCTTCATCCGATATATTATCTATCACGCTTGTTGTGGTTTACACACTATTTTTTAGTTTGATTATACTAATTCCTTAGCCAATATTTGCTCTGCGTTGGCTTTCACTTTTTCTATAAAACTCTCTTGTAATAGCCACACAAACTCTGGAGCCACACCCAAATGAGGAATACTAAAAATAGCACGAAACTCTACTTTTGACTTGTACACCACAGACTCTGCCTGAATGTACTTATTTACTTCATTGGCTTGCATCACGTGCAACGAAGGCACGTTGCCATATATTTCCAAATCCAGAAAATTAGCTAACTGTGTGATGACAGAACCAGCTACCATATTGTCGATCTCCGTGAGATACTCCAATTTCATCAAGCGAGTTTCTGGATTGTTGTTGAGCAATATTTCTTCGGGCAGACCTGCATTCTGAATCTTTTGCACTTCACTTTCTGAAAAGATCAAATGACAAAAGCCTTTGAGGTCGCCTACTAATTCTGTTTTTAGCAAATGTGTTTTGCTATCGGCTTTAGTGCAATACTGCGGTACATCAGACACCGTTTCAAGAGAGGTGGTGATGCTTTTGAGGGTAGCCTCCGAGCGCAAGATACTCTGGAAGGCAGTGGCCGCCTTTGACAATCCAAATTCTAGTAATTTGTTGGCTGCGCTGGTTTCCCTTTCTGTCAAATTATTAAACATGATCTGTGAGTTTATATCTAATTTTCACTTTCTACTGATTTCTGAGCCAATGTTTTAAACATTAGATCTGAGATGGTGGTCACGTCTATGACCAAACAAACTTTGCCATTACCCAAAATGGTGGTTCCACTGAGGAGCTTAGTTTTTTCTAATGGAGGTACCATAGATTTTTCTATGATTTCCTTTTGCTGAAGCAAACGATCGACTACCATGCCTAGCAGCTTGCCTGCATACGAGAGTACGATCACATCCAATTTTACATCTTCTTCGATCGCCTCAAAACTCTGGTGCAAAACACCTTCTTTCTGACAATCTGCAAGATTTTCAAGATTGACTATATCTTTCAAAAAGATGATCGGTATGGTCTGATCGAGGTATTGCGCCATCAGTCCATCCGTAATCCTGTGGATGTCGCTCTTGGCTAAAGATACCACTGCTTCGGTATAAGACAAGGCTACCGCATACTCTTGTTCGCCTAGTTCGAAGAGCAGTGCTCCTTTTAGGGCCATAGATGAAGGCAAGTTGAGCTTGATCGTAGTGCCCATGCCTACTTCAGTATCTACCTTGATCTGGCCTCCGATAGACTCTGCCGCTTTTTTCACCACATCCATCCCTACACCTCTACCAGAAATTTCGGTGATTTTTTCAGCATTAGAAAAGCCTGGTTCGAAGATGTACATAATCACTTCATCGTCGGATAGGCTTTGTGCTAGTTCTTTGCTGGCCAGCCCTTTTTCTACGATTTTTCTGCGAATGATTTTGGCATCTATGCCATTACCATCATCGCCTACTTCTATGACTACATTATCTTTCTCATAATGAGCACTGAGAATAATAGTGCCTTTATCTGGCTTTCCTTTGCCTCGCCTTTCTTCACTACTTTCTATTCCATGACTCACGGCATTTCGCACTAGGTGAATCATGGCATCACTCATGATTTTGAGTATGTTTCTGTCTATTTCACATTCGGTACCTTGTAGGACCAAACTCACCTGTTTGCCTTCGATGGCGGCTACATCTCGTATGATTCGGTGAAATTTATTGAACAAAAAGCCCACCTGAACCATACGGGCATTCATGACTCCATACTGCAGATCTGAAGTGATTCTTTGTAGACCTTCGAACTCTGAGGTTCGCTTACCATCTACACTATTGAGTGTGATTAGTCGATCTCTTTCGATGATAAGCTGTCCCACCATGGTCATGAGTTCGTCCATTTTTTTGACTGGAATCTGGATCACATCAGTAAATGTGATCTCCGATTTCATTGCCTGAAGTTTACTTGCATCGACCGATGGACTGCTGGCTTCTTTTTCTTTGATGAAATCCATCATTTCCTGACGATCTTCATCTTCTGCTGCTTGTACTTTGGCTTCGTTGGATGTTGCAGTCGCTGATTCTTCGTTTACCGCTTTTTGTTCAGGGTTTACTTCTGTGGCCTTGGTATGTTTTTCTAAGAGTACAAATAGTTTGGTTTTGATACCCAAGTAGGCCACTTTCTCACCTGTACTTAGTGCACCAATCAATGCACCCAATTTGTCATTGGCCTTAAAAAGGCTATCAAACAAGTCTTTGTTGAGCGCCATATTGCCTTGCTGCACAGCACCCATTACATCTTCCATGACGTGGGTCAGCTCAGCGATGTCATTGAACCCCATCCCCATCGCATTGCCCTTGAGGGTATGTACGATTCTAAAGATGGAATTGATGGCATTCAGGTCTGAATGATCGTTTTCCAGATCGGTAAATAAGCGGTTTAATTCTTCGAAATTCTCCAGCGCTTCGGCATGAAAGAGTTCTCTATATTCTGCTTCTTTGGACTTCAACGTTTTCCCTTTTTATAAACTATTGACTAAAAAACTTCCGATTTCTTTGATATCGATTGACTTGTCAATCGCTCCACACTGCACCGCTGCTTTCGGCATCCCATAGATGACACTCGATTTTTCATTTTGTGCGATGGTGTATCCTCCAGCCTCCTTGATGGCCTTCATTCCTTCTACTCCGTCTTTGCCCATACCCGTCAGGATGACTCCTAATGTCTTGGCGCCGTGTACAACAGCTGCAGAGAGCATAATCGAATTGATCGACGGATTGTTGTATTCTCTAAACTGTTGCTCCGTAAAATCGAGCTTGATTTTTTTCCCTTTTTTAGCCAAAACCATATTGCCAGATCCTGGTGCGATAATGACCGTACCGGCCATAGGCTCCATATTTTTGGCACCCACTACTACATTGAGTGGACTCAGTTTGTTAAGCCGTTTTACGAATGGGGCTATAAAATTAGTAGGCATGTGCTGGCCTATGATCACTGGCACGTTGAGGTTGGATGGTAGCGACACAATGATTTCTTCGAGCGCACTAGGCCCTCCTGTAGAAGCGCCTATGACAATCAGATCGTATTTGCTATTACCATCAAAAGTATGCTTATTCGTATTTCTTGTAACCGCTTTTACTGCCATTGGCTTGGCACGTGTCACACTTCTTATTTTTTGGATCAACTCATCCTCAATCAACCTAATCTTGGAATTGCCACGAGAAGGCTTGTTGAGATAATCCACGGCTCCTTCTTGCAAAGCATCAAATATAGGCTGCAAGTTGGTGTTGCCCACGGAGCTCAAAATCAGGATTGGTAGCGGAGCTTCCTTCATGATGTTTTTCACGGCATAGATACCATCGTACTCACCCATGTTCATATCAAGCAACAACACATCAGGCTTCAGCTCTTTCACTTTTTCTAATGCATCCTTACCGTCGATAGCTGCACCTACGACTTCCATACCTTCATTTTCAGACAGGATATCTGATATCAATAGGCGCATAAAGCCTGAATCGTCCGCTATGAGTATCCTCGTTTTAGTCATATCAGTTGCCGTCTTTTACAGACTCGGCAATTACCCTTACTTCGTCGCTTTCTATTAGCTCTATGATGTCGAGTAGGATAATCATCCCATCTTCGTTTTTGATCAACCCTTTGATAAAGGTCTCGTCCAAAACGGTATTGTTCATGATACCTGAAGAACTTTCGATAATATCTCCTTGTACCTTGAGTGTGGTAGGTACCTCGTTGACCAATATACCTGCTTTGAATCGTTCGTTTTTGATCACTAATGTGAACAGCTTTTCTTTGATGTCTTCTTCGGACTTAAACAATTCAAATTTTTCTTCCAAATCCATTATCACCATTACCGAACCACGGATATTGGCAACCCCTTTCATATACTTAGGTGCTCGTGGCAACTGAGATACAGTGGGTGCTGGTACAATTTCTTTGACTTTGTCGATCTCTAGTGCGTATCTCTCACCTCCCAACCTAAATACAATCAACTGAATGCTTTTGCCTTTGAGCTGTTTGATCTCTTGGTCGTATTTGGCCTTGAGTCTGTTGCGTTGTTCCATCTCCTCTTTGGTAAGGAAGTTGGCAGGCAACACTCTTTTGGCTTGGGTCAGAATCGGAGACTCCGCTACTGCAGCTACTTCGAGTACCTCTACTTTGCTCTCTACTGGGGGCTTGGCTGCTGTAGGTTTGACAGATGTCTTCTTGCTTTTAGTTGCCGCCTTTTTTACCACAGGTTCTTTCACTACTTTTTTTGTCTTGGGCGCAGCTTTTTTAGCTGGCTTAGACGCAGTCTTCTTTACAGCCTTTGTCTCCACTGCCTGCTCCTCCTTTTTGGGCTTGGAGGGGATCAACTTGTCTTTCTTTACGTTCTTACCTAAAGCCATTAGCGCTGTGATTTATCATTTTGCTTTTAATATTTCTTCGGCAAAAGCCATGTAGTCTTCTGCTCCATTCGATGTGGGGGCATAACTAATAAGGCTTTCTCCAAAAGAAGGTGCCTCACTTGCTCTCACATTCGTTCTGATTCGAGAATCAAATATTTTAAAATTATAATTCTCTTCTA contains the following coding sequences:
- a CDS encoding NUDIX hydrolase gives rise to the protein MTDESTSSYIVAQPILVAVDNVIFGFDAETERLKVLLFKRKIEPFAGQWSLVGSFVQPNESAVVAASRILTEFTGLESVFLEQLHCYSGVDRDPEDRVISIAYYSLIQLQKYREELVEKHQAAWFEINNVPDLVIDHRQMVSDALIKLQDNARRRPIGFNLLPPKFTLPQLFKLYQEIYQQEIDDRNFRKKILATGLLEKLDTKDKTTSKKGAFHYQFNKAKYQQYETEGYDILFH
- a CDS encoding response regulator yields the protein MSKKVLIVDDSMYMRTLIKDTLKAEGYEIVGEAPNGEMAIDLAMELNPDLITLDNILPDMIGTDILKVFKDQGIASKVIMVSAVGQQSVINEGIELGASEYIVKPFTSEDLITVVNRVM
- a CDS encoding CheR family methyltransferase, with the translated sequence MIDNISDEELDALMQALKNRYGLDFTNYEKKSLKRSIVRLMMKHKMSSMLELWARIIKDKEFFEKGIDDLLVNLTELFRNPDAWIVIRDQILDQFKAKPRLNIWHAGCSTGEEVYTMAIVLEEKGMLQKTRAIATDLSSIALKKARAGDYSLIIVEQYLKPFLAFYPNRKLADFFNFNESHATIKSAYKSHVIFERHNLVHDSMLTKHDIIFCRNVMIYFDEKLKIQVLELFYNSLNDGGFLVIGYYDIMPEAGKKMFEVFDVKTRIYKKRKNIKLVR
- a CDS encoding chemotaxis protein CheC; this translates as MFNNLTERETSAANKLLEFGLSKAATAFQSILRSEATLKSITTSLETVSDVPQYCTKADSKTHLLKTELVGDLKGFCHLIFSESEVQKIQNAGLPEEILLNNNPETRLMKLEYLTEIDNMVAGSVITQLANFLDLEIYGNVPSLHVMQANEVNKYIQAESVVYKSKVEFRAIFSIPHLGVAPEFVWLLQESFIEKVKANAEQILAKELV
- a CDS encoding chemotaxis protein CheA, giving the protein MKSKEAEYRELFHAEALENFEELNRLFTDLENDHSDLNAINSIFRIVHTLKGNAMGMGFNDIAELTHVMEDVMGAVQQGNMALNKDLFDSLFKANDKLGALIGALSTGEKVAYLGIKTKLFVLLEKHTKATEVNPEQKAVNEESATATSNEAKVQAAEDEDRQEMMDFIKEKEASSPSVDASKLQAMKSEITFTDVIQIPVKKMDELMTMVGQLIIERDRLITLNSVDGKRTSEFEGLQRITSDLQYGVMNARMVQVGFLFNKFHRIIRDVAAIEGKQVSLVLQGTECEIDRNILKIMSDAMIHLVRNAVSHGIESSEERRGKGKPDKGTIILSAHYEKDNVVIEVGDDGNGIDAKIIRRKIVEKGLASKELAQSLSDDEVIMYIFEPGFSNAEKITEISGRGVGMDVVKKAAESIGGQIKVDTEVGMGTTIKLNLPSSMALKGALLFELGEQEYAVALSYTEAVVSLAKSDIHRITDGLMAQYLDQTIPIIFLKDIVNLENLADCQKEGVLHQSFEAIEEDVKLDVIVLSYAGKLLGMVVDRLLQQKEIIEKSMVPPLEKTKLLSGTTILGNGKVCLVIDVTTISDLMFKTLAQKSVESEN
- the cheB gene encoding chemotaxis-specific protein-glutamate methyltransferase CheB, with the protein product MTKTRILIADDSGFMRLLISDILSENEGMEVVGAAIDGKDALEKVKELKPDVLLLDMNMGEYDGIYAVKNIMKEAPLPILILSSVGNTNLQPIFDALQEGAVDYLNKPSRGNSKIRLIEDELIQKIRSVTRAKPMAVKAVTRNTNKHTFDGNSKYDLIVIGASTGGPSALEEIIVSLPSNLNVPVIIGQHMPTNFIAPFVKRLNKLSPLNVVVGAKNMEPMAGTVIIAPGSGNMVLAKKGKKIKLDFTEQQFREYNNPSINSIMLSAAVVHGAKTLGVILTGMGKDGVEGMKAIKEAGGYTIAQNEKSSVIYGMPKAAVQCGAIDKSIDIKEIGSFLVNSL
- a CDS encoding chemotaxis protein CheW, with amino-acid sequence MALGKNVKKDKLIPSKPKKEEQAVETKAVKKTASKPAKKAAPKTKKVVKEPVVKKAATKSKKTSVKPTAAKPPVESKVEVLEVAAVAESPILTQAKRVLPANFLTKEEMEQRNRLKAKYDQEIKQLKGKSIQLIVFRLGGERYALEIDKVKEIVPAPTVSQLPRAPKYMKGVANIRGSVMVIMDLEEKFELFKSEEDIKEKLFTLVIKNERFKAGILVNEVPTTLKVQGDIIESSSGIMNNTVLDETFIKGLIKNEDGMIILLDIIELIESDEVRVIAESVKDGN